In Streptomyces sp. SN-593, a single genomic region encodes these proteins:
- a CDS encoding aminomethyl transferase family protein: MDKAIPESLQAAIDRVGNAVDLIRDQPIRAFSHGLGFVPREFTNWREEALAWHTSCALMDQSHHMTDLFIEGPDTVRLLEHLGVNSFAGFGNDKAKQFVAVNGDGHYIGDAVLFGLGDTSVDLVGRRTVIDWVEFNARSGDWDVTLDRDPQSVQRGGRPPRLYRFEVQGPSAGPLVEKLTGQPIPDVRFFGMATLSIAGHRARAVRHGMAGQVGFELFGPWEEGAEVYDAILRAGEEFGIKRVGSVAYSTANLESGWIPGPLPAIFTGDDLAAYRAWLPATSAGSLGGSMASKDITDYYVTPYDLGYGRLVKFDHDFVGRDALRARAELPHRHKVTLVWHPDDAARLFSSLWTPGPTYKYFDIPKARYGQFQMDAVLAGDRQAGISMDCGYVVRDQAVVSLAVVDEEFARPGTEVRVLWGESPCSAKPTVEPHDQVEVRATVESAPLDRFARTKYRAAAQA, translated from the coding sequence GTGGACAAGGCGATACCCGAGAGTCTCCAGGCAGCGATCGACCGCGTGGGGAACGCCGTCGACCTGATCCGCGACCAGCCCATCAGGGCGTTCTCGCACGGCCTGGGCTTCGTGCCGCGCGAGTTCACCAACTGGCGGGAGGAGGCGCTGGCGTGGCACACCTCCTGCGCGCTGATGGACCAGTCCCACCACATGACCGACCTGTTCATCGAGGGCCCGGACACCGTGCGGCTGCTCGAACACCTCGGGGTGAACAGCTTCGCCGGGTTCGGCAACGACAAGGCCAAGCAGTTCGTGGCCGTGAACGGCGACGGCCACTACATCGGTGACGCCGTGCTCTTCGGCCTCGGCGACACCTCCGTGGACCTGGTCGGCCGGCGGACCGTCATCGACTGGGTGGAGTTCAACGCGCGCAGCGGCGACTGGGACGTGACCCTCGACCGCGACCCGCAGTCCGTCCAGCGCGGCGGCCGCCCGCCCAGGCTCTACCGGTTCGAGGTCCAGGGCCCGTCGGCCGGCCCGCTGGTGGAGAAGCTGACCGGGCAGCCGATCCCCGACGTCCGGTTCTTCGGCATGGCCACCCTGTCCATCGCCGGCCACCGCGCCCGCGCGGTGCGGCACGGCATGGCCGGGCAGGTCGGGTTCGAGCTCTTCGGGCCGTGGGAGGAGGGCGCCGAGGTCTACGACGCGATCCTGCGGGCCGGTGAGGAGTTCGGCATCAAGCGGGTCGGCTCGGTGGCCTACTCCACCGCCAACCTGGAGTCCGGCTGGATTCCCGGGCCGCTGCCGGCGATCTTCACCGGCGACGACCTCGCCGCGTACCGGGCGTGGCTGCCGGCCACGAGCGCGGGGTCGCTGGGCGGCAGCATGGCCTCGAAGGACATCACCGACTACTACGTCACGCCGTACGACCTCGGCTACGGCCGACTGGTGAAGTTCGACCACGACTTCGTCGGCCGCGACGCGCTGCGGGCCCGCGCCGAGCTGCCGCACCGGCACAAGGTGACGCTGGTCTGGCACCCCGACGACGCGGCCCGGCTGTTCTCGTCGCTGTGGACGCCCGGCCCCACGTACAAGTACTTCGACATCCCCAAGGCGCGGTACGGCCAGTTCCAGATGGACGCGGTGCTGGCCGGCGACCGGCAGGCGGGCATCTCGATGGACTGCGGCTACGTGGTGCGCGACCAGGCGGTGGTGTCGCTGGCCGTGGTGGACGAGGAGTTCGCGCGGCCGGGCACGGAGGTCCGGGTGCTGTGGGGCGAGAGCCCCTGCTCGGCCAAGCCGACGGTGGAGCCGCACGACCAGGTGGAGGTCCGCGCCACCGTGGAGTCCGCGCCCCTGGACCGGTTCGCGCGCACGAAGTACCGCGCCGCCGCACAGGCGTGA
- a CDS encoding methylenetetrahydrofolate reductase translates to MRLGSSPAAAVGTPRAAASLLEDFSLEMTGKDVAGLEEAAAGIPRGTRIHVTFLGSEDLATRVAAARAVRRLGFVPVPHLSARRLPSRGAFEEYLGALRAEGACEDVLLVGGDPAVPEGPYPDALSLVGSGLLPRYGVRHAAVTGYPEGHPAIPDHVLWSALTAKSDALAAQGLAGGVVTQFGFDAEAVLGWIEEARDRGVALPVRVGVPGPAGVRRLLAYAARFGVGTSTSIARKYGLSITHLMGTAGPDRFLRALAAGLRPERHGEVKVHFYTFGGLGATAEWVAGFRTEAGA, encoded by the coding sequence ATGCGTCTTGGCAGTTCGCCGGCCGCGGCGGTGGGCACACCGCGGGCGGCCGCATCGCTGCTGGAGGACTTCTCCCTGGAGATGACCGGCAAGGACGTCGCCGGCCTGGAGGAGGCGGCCGCCGGCATCCCCCGGGGGACCCGGATCCACGTCACCTTCCTCGGCAGCGAGGACCTGGCGACGCGGGTGGCCGCGGCGCGGGCGGTCCGGCGGCTGGGGTTCGTGCCCGTGCCGCACCTGTCCGCGCGGCGGCTGCCCTCGCGGGGCGCGTTCGAGGAGTACCTCGGCGCCCTGCGCGCGGAGGGCGCGTGCGAGGACGTCCTGCTGGTCGGCGGCGACCCGGCCGTGCCCGAGGGCCCCTACCCCGACGCCCTGTCGCTCGTCGGCTCCGGGCTGCTGCCGCGGTACGGGGTCCGGCACGCCGCCGTCACGGGCTATCCCGAGGGCCATCCCGCCATCCCCGACCACGTGCTGTGGTCGGCGCTCACGGCGAAGTCCGACGCGCTGGCCGCGCAGGGGCTGGCCGGCGGTGTCGTCACGCAGTTCGGCTTCGACGCCGAGGCCGTGCTCGGCTGGATCGAGGAGGCCCGCGACCGCGGTGTCGCCCTTCCCGTCCGCGTCGGGGTGCCCGGCCCGGCCGGGGTGCGGCGCCTGCTGGCGTACGCGGCGCGCTTCGGCGTCGGCACCAGCACGTCGATCGCCCGGAAGTACGGCCTGTCGATCACCCACCTGATGGGCACCGCCGGACCCGACCGGTTCCTGCGCGCCCTCGCCGCGGGCCTGCGGCCGGAGCGGCACGGCGAGGTGAAGGTGCACTTCTACACCTTCGGCGGGCTGGGGGCGACCGCCGAGTGGGTCGCCGGCTTCAGGACGGAGGCGGGCGCGTGA
- the purU gene encoding formyltetrahydrofolate deformylase → MPDRRAGAAPGAPAHPAVLIVKGADATGIVAAVTSLLSGRGANIVALDQYADDPRQGTFFQRAVFTMADLRAALPGIRSALDGLARTYTLDYTLRDMSVPKRVAVFASKSDHCLLDLLWRHRQGQLPVTLAMVVSNHPDVADEVRSFGIPFFHVPSAGPDKTAAETEHLRLLKDNVDFVVLARYMQILSADLITRLDVPIINIHHSFLPAFIGAGPYAKAKERGVKLIGATAHYVTEDLDEGPIIEQDVVRVTHADTTADLARRGADVERAVLSRAVLWHAEDRVIRNGNHTIVFT, encoded by the coding sequence GTGCCGGACCGCCGGGCCGGGGCGGCGCCCGGCGCCCCGGCGCACCCCGCCGTCCTGATCGTCAAGGGCGCCGACGCCACCGGCATCGTGGCCGCCGTCACCTCGCTGCTCAGCGGGCGAGGCGCCAACATCGTGGCGCTCGACCAGTACGCCGACGACCCGCGGCAGGGCACGTTCTTCCAGCGCGCCGTGTTCACCATGGCCGACCTGCGGGCCGCGCTGCCCGGCATCAGGTCCGCGCTGGACGGCCTGGCCCGCACCTACACCCTCGACTACACGCTGCGGGACATGTCGGTGCCCAAACGGGTCGCGGTCTTCGCCTCCAAGTCCGACCACTGCCTGCTCGACCTGCTCTGGCGCCACCGCCAGGGACAACTCCCCGTCACCCTCGCCATGGTCGTCTCCAACCACCCCGACGTCGCCGACGAGGTCCGCTCCTTCGGCATCCCCTTCTTCCACGTCCCCTCCGCCGGACCCGACAAGACCGCCGCCGAAACCGAACACCTCCGCCTCCTCAAGGACAACGTCGACTTCGTCGTCCTCGCCCGCTACATGCAGATCCTCTCCGCCGACCTCATCACCCGCCTCGACGTCCCCATCATCAACATCCACCACTCCTTCCTCCCCGCCTTCATCGGCGCCGGCCCCTACGCCAAAGCCAAGGAACGCGGCGTCAAACTCATCGGCGCCACCGCCCACTACGTCACCGAAGACCTCGACGAAGGCCCCATCATCGAACAGGACGTCGTCCGCGTCACCCACGCCGACACCACCGCCGACCTCGCCCGCCGCGGCGCCGACGTCGAACGCGCCGTCCTCTCCCGCGCCGTCCTCTGGCACGCCGAGGACCGCGTCATCCGCAACGGCAACCACACCATCGTCTTCACCTGA
- a CDS encoding bifunctional 5,10-methylenetetrahydrofolate dehydrogenase/5,10-methenyltetrahydrofolate cyclohydrolase: protein MTITIDGTRTARAVRARVAAEVARLTAAGTVPGLATILVGDDPASAVYVAAQRRAVREAGMRDLHRHLPADTPQRQVAAVVDGFAADPAASGILLQLPLPPHLSAADLIDRIPVAKDVDGLTTGSAGLLARGARGLRPCTPIGIVKLLDAEGVAIRGAHVAVVGWGGLVGRPLAQLLLHRGATVTVAHEHTADLGAVTRPADVVVAATGVRGLIGPEHVKPGATVVDVGIHRTPEGLRGDARTDELGGVAGRITPVPGGVGPMTTAMLLANTLRAAERNPRPDAVPA, encoded by the coding sequence ATGACCATCACCATCGACGGCACCAGGACCGCCCGCGCCGTCCGGGCCAGGGTCGCGGCGGAGGTCGCGCGACTGACCGCCGCCGGCACCGTGCCGGGCCTGGCCACGATCCTCGTCGGCGACGATCCGGCCAGTGCCGTCTACGTCGCCGCCCAGCGCCGGGCCGTGCGCGAGGCCGGCATGCGCGACCTGCACCGGCACCTGCCGGCGGACACCCCGCAGCGGCAGGTCGCCGCGGTCGTCGACGGTTTCGCGGCCGATCCGGCCGCCTCCGGCATCCTGCTCCAACTCCCGCTGCCGCCCCACCTCTCGGCGGCCGACCTGATCGACCGCATCCCGGTCGCCAAGGACGTCGACGGCCTCACCACCGGCAGCGCCGGCCTCCTCGCCCGCGGGGCGCGCGGGCTGCGGCCCTGCACCCCGATCGGGATCGTGAAGCTGCTCGACGCGGAGGGCGTCGCGATCAGGGGCGCGCACGTCGCGGTCGTGGGCTGGGGCGGGCTGGTCGGCCGCCCGCTGGCCCAGCTTCTGCTGCACCGCGGCGCCACCGTCACCGTCGCCCACGAGCACACCGCCGACCTCGGCGCCGTCACCCGGCCCGCCGACGTCGTGGTGGCCGCCACCGGGGTGCGCGGCCTCATCGGCCCCGAGCACGTCAAACCCGGCGCCACCGTCGTCGACGTCGGCATCCACCGCACCCCCGAGGGCCTGCGGGGCGACGCCCGCACCGACGAACTCGGCGGCGTCGCCGGACGGATCACCCCCGTGCCCGGCGGCGTCGGCCCGATGACCACCGCCATGCTCCTGGCCAACACCCTGCGCGCCGCCGAGCGGAACCCGCGACCCGACGCCGTGCCCGCCTGA
- a CDS encoding ABC transporter substrate-binding protein, protein MRQHTSSAPHGPRLPGTAGRRARSAVPHPYGRSRAVAVLAATALGAALLTACGAGDPGSDGTVTVGVGSNIFELPIRLADANGYFARQGLKVKFVTLNASTGISALQSGSVQFLNDSPTDFVSAVAKNVPVTAIAADGVGNPLGLIVSTDFAKRHGLTAATPAAQVAKALAGSTGGASSNNTKAETGLFLTSYGVAKDAVKWVSLPTPAADKAALKSHQIDWFTTSEPAPLQIQQEGDGVVVADATKVPAWSNARTGYSEVVVARKSYLSQHAGTARKFATAVQQATAYMNAHLDSPTVRAVARKALPGVPADVLESSLRLVDWPARGSMSAEGWKTALAFINSLDALPQTAEVTADDWTDAYLP, encoded by the coding sequence ATGAGACAGCACACCTCGTCCGCCCCCCACGGCCCGCGTCTCCCCGGCACCGCCGGCCGCCGCGCGCGCTCAGCGGTGCCGCACCCGTACGGACGCAGCCGCGCGGTCGCCGTGCTCGCCGCGACCGCGCTGGGCGCGGCGCTGCTGACCGCGTGCGGCGCCGGCGACCCCGGGTCGGACGGCACCGTCACGGTGGGCGTCGGCAGCAACATCTTCGAGCTGCCCATCCGGCTCGCCGACGCGAACGGCTACTTCGCCCGGCAGGGCCTGAAGGTCAAGTTCGTGACGCTGAACGCCTCGACCGGCATCTCGGCGCTCCAGTCGGGCTCGGTGCAGTTCCTCAACGACAGCCCCACCGACTTCGTGTCCGCCGTCGCGAAGAACGTCCCGGTGACCGCGATCGCCGCCGACGGCGTCGGCAACCCGCTGGGGCTGATCGTGAGCACCGACTTCGCGAAGCGGCACGGCCTGACCGCCGCCACCCCGGCCGCCCAGGTCGCCAAGGCGCTGGCCGGCTCCACTGGCGGCGCCAGTTCCAACAACACCAAGGCCGAGACCGGCCTGTTCCTCACGTCGTACGGCGTCGCCAAGGACGCGGTGAAGTGGGTCTCGCTGCCGACCCCGGCCGCCGACAAGGCCGCGCTCAAGAGCCACCAGATCGACTGGTTCACCACCTCCGAACCGGCCCCGCTGCAGATCCAGCAGGAGGGCGACGGGGTGGTCGTGGCGGACGCCACCAAGGTGCCGGCCTGGTCGAACGCCCGCACCGGGTACAGCGAGGTGGTGGTGGCGCGCAAGAGCTACCTGAGCCAGCACGCGGGCACCGCACGGAAGTTCGCGACCGCGGTGCAGCAGGCGACCGCGTACATGAACGCCCACCTCGACTCGCCGACCGTGCGGGCCGTGGCGCGCAAGGCGCTGCCCGGGGTGCCCGCGGATGTCCTGGAGTCCAGCCTGCGACTGGTCGACTGGCCGGCCAGGGGCTCGATGTCCGCCGAGGGCTGGAAGACCGCCCTGGCGTTCATCAACTCCCTCGACGCGCTGCCGCAGACGGCGGAGGTCACCGCCGACGACTGGACGGACGCCTACCTCCCCTGA
- a CDS encoding MFS transporter, translating to MTTATGKDPSAHGGGALKAGTVVAALFAVCLAQIGLAMPATLNGTFQEVFEPTSSQLTWISDCSLLPITVLELTCGVLGDLFGRKRLLLGGAVMLAVGEAVSAAAHGIGVMWTGQIIAGIGCAALFPTTLAMLVAGERSPARRARMIALWAAVLSTGNFLAPLLGGITATYLQWRWAFTIVVVLALGDAVITHLSAQDSRSPAGRSLDPLGQTTVGLGLCALLFGVIQGASDGWGSATVVGAFVLSAVCIAAFVAVELRVRNPLLRLDLFRSRNFALASAVTVVGMFAFLGTAYAISLRMGPIQGQSSMRTAVAFLLLSGLTIFLLPLTHRLMGALEPRWVLGLGFLLMAVGDFLAGRMPITDSALPSLIVPMGLVGVGFSFAVSAVTATAVETVPHSLAGMASATTSMLRDFGFTLGPAVIGAIATANAVHHFGGTLASSTLGAADQEKAHAILSSGGPVAVLHADPSASGLAFKALGHAYAVGFEVCAAAALVCCLVTVLLLRSAQRSEAPALAEPARPAAI from the coding sequence ATGACAACAGCGACAGGGAAAGACCCCTCCGCGCACGGCGGGGGCGCACTGAAGGCCGGAACGGTTGTCGCGGCGCTCTTCGCCGTGTGCCTGGCCCAGATCGGCCTGGCCATGCCGGCCACCCTCAACGGCACCTTCCAGGAGGTCTTCGAGCCGACCAGTTCCCAGCTCACCTGGATCTCCGACTGCTCCCTGCTGCCGATCACCGTGCTCGAACTGACCTGCGGGGTGCTGGGCGACCTCTTCGGCCGCAAGCGCCTGCTGCTGGGCGGCGCCGTGATGCTCGCGGTCGGCGAGGCGGTGTCGGCCGCCGCCCACGGCATCGGCGTGATGTGGACCGGCCAGATCATCGCCGGCATCGGCTGCGCCGCGCTCTTCCCCACCACCCTGGCCATGCTCGTGGCCGGCGAGCGCAGCCCCGCGCGGCGCGCGCGGATGATCGCGCTGTGGGCCGCGGTCCTGTCCACCGGCAACTTCCTCGCGCCGCTGCTCGGCGGCATCACCGCCACCTACCTGCAATGGCGGTGGGCCTTCACCATCGTCGTGGTGCTCGCCCTCGGCGACGCGGTGATCACCCACCTGTCCGCGCAGGACTCCCGCTCGCCCGCCGGCCGCTCGCTCGATCCGCTCGGGCAGACCACGGTCGGACTCGGCCTGTGCGCGCTGCTGTTCGGCGTCATCCAGGGCGCCTCGGACGGCTGGGGCAGCGCCACCGTGGTCGGCGCGTTCGTGCTGTCGGCCGTGTGCATCGCGGCGTTCGTCGCGGTGGAGCTGCGGGTGCGCAACCCGCTGCTGCGGCTGGACCTGTTCCGCTCCCGCAACTTCGCGCTGGCCTCCGCCGTCACCGTGGTGGGCATGTTCGCCTTCCTCGGTACCGCGTACGCGATCAGCCTGCGGATGGGCCCGATCCAGGGGCAGAGCTCGATGCGCACCGCGGTGGCGTTCCTGCTGCTGAGCGGGCTCACCATCTTCCTGCTGCCGCTCACCCACCGGCTCATGGGCGCGCTGGAGCCGCGCTGGGTACTGGGCCTGGGCTTCCTGCTCATGGCGGTCGGCGACTTCCTCGCCGGCCGGATGCCGATCACGGACAGCGCGCTGCCCTCCCTGATCGTCCCGATGGGGCTGGTCGGCGTCGGGTTCAGCTTCGCGGTGTCCGCGGTGACCGCGACCGCCGTCGAGACGGTGCCGCACAGTCTGGCCGGCATGGCCAGCGCCACCACCAGCATGCTGCGCGACTTCGGCTTCACCCTCGGTCCCGCGGTGATCGGCGCGATCGCCACCGCGAACGCCGTCCACCACTTCGGCGGCACGCTGGCCTCCTCCACGCTCGGCGCCGCCGACCAGGAGAAGGCGCACGCCATCCTCTCCTCCGGCGGCCCGGTGGCGGTGCTGCACGCCGACCCGTCCGCGTCCGGCCTCGCCTTCAAGGCCCTCGGGCACGCCTACGCGGTCGGGTTCGAGGTCTGCGCGGCCGCCGCGCTGGTCTGCTGCCTGGTGACGGTGCTGCTGCTGCGCTCCGCGCAGCGGTCCGAGGCCCCGGCCCTGGCCGAACCGGCCCGGCCCGCGGCCATCTGA
- a CDS encoding 4-oxalomesaconate tautomerase has translation MLPPSAAGLPCMLMRGGTSKGAYFLAGDLPADPAERDALLLRVMGSPDPRQIDGVGGAHPLTSKVAVVSRSSDPGADVDYLFLQVGVEDATVSAAQNCGNILAGVGPFAVERGLVAPGADRTRVRVRMLNSGGLATAEFATPGGTVRYDGDTAISGVPGTAAEVLLDFADTEGATCGALLPTGAVRDVVDGIEVTCLDNGMPVVVAAARDLGITGDETAAELAADAELAARVQSLRIAAGRLMGLGDVTAAPVPKTTLVAPPRHGGAVGTRTFIPVRPHESIGVLGAVTVATALLLPGAVGHDLAELPGPGAAMGIEHPSGRLDVQVELDTGRTPPRVRRSRLVRTARKLFDGRVFPRAS, from the coding sequence ATGCTCCCCCCATCCGCCGCCGGACTGCCGTGCATGCTGATGCGCGGCGGGACCTCCAAGGGCGCCTACTTCCTCGCCGGTGACCTGCCCGCCGACCCGGCCGAGCGCGACGCGCTGCTGCTGCGGGTGATGGGCAGCCCCGACCCCCGGCAGATCGACGGCGTCGGCGGCGCCCACCCGCTGACCAGCAAGGTCGCGGTCGTCTCCCGCTCGTCCGACCCCGGCGCGGACGTGGACTACCTCTTCCTCCAGGTCGGCGTGGAGGACGCCACCGTCTCCGCCGCGCAGAACTGCGGCAACATCCTCGCCGGGGTCGGGCCGTTCGCGGTGGAGCGCGGCCTGGTCGCCCCCGGGGCCGACCGGACACGGGTGCGGGTGCGCATGCTCAACTCCGGCGGCCTGGCCACCGCCGAGTTCGCCACGCCCGGCGGCACGGTCCGCTACGACGGCGACACCGCGATCAGCGGCGTCCCCGGCACGGCCGCCGAGGTCCTGCTGGACTTCGCCGACACCGAGGGCGCCACCTGCGGCGCCCTGCTGCCCACCGGCGCCGTCCGCGACGTCGTCGACGGCATCGAGGTCACCTGTCTGGACAACGGCATGCCCGTGGTGGTCGCCGCGGCCCGCGACCTCGGCATCACCGGTGACGAGACGGCCGCGGAACTGGCCGCCGACGCCGAACTGGCCGCACGCGTGCAGTCGTTGCGGATCGCGGCCGGCCGCCTCATGGGGCTCGGCGACGTCACGGCGGCGCCCGTGCCCAAGACCACCCTGGTCGCGCCGCCGCGGCACGGCGGAGCCGTCGGCACCCGCACCTTCATCCCGGTGCGCCCGCACGAGTCGATCGGCGTACTCGGCGCCGTCACGGTGGCGACCGCGCTGCTGCTCCCGGGCGCCGTCGGGCACGACCTCGCCGAACTGCCGGGCCCGGGCGCGGCCATGGGGATCGAGCACCCGAGCGGCCGGCTGGACGTCCAGGTCGAGCTGGACACCGGTCGGACGCCGCCGCGGGTGCGCCGCTCCCGCCTGGTGCGCACCGCGCGCAAGCTCTTCGACGGCCGCGTGTTCCCCCGCGCGTCCTGA
- a CDS encoding GntR family transcriptional regulator, translating into MAVTARTAAAAHPSGPQVADTIRAAITGGDFAPHQRLVEAELSERFGASRASVRNALAQLATEGLVERIQNRGARVRAVSLDEAVEITEVRMALEGLCAAKAAEHVTEDDRAALLDLGARMKAAVASGDVLGYSDLNRRLHGRVLEMSGQQTARAVLERLHGQNVRRQFRLAMQPGRPQTSLPQHLAVIDAVCAGDPPAAEAAMRAHLRSVIEALPALENPH; encoded by the coding sequence ATGGCTGTGACCGCGAGGACGGCCGCAGCGGCGCACCCGTCCGGACCGCAGGTCGCCGACACCATCCGCGCGGCCATCACCGGCGGGGACTTCGCCCCCCATCAGCGCCTCGTGGAGGCCGAGCTGTCCGAGCGGTTCGGCGCGAGCCGGGCGAGCGTCAGGAACGCCCTCGCCCAGCTCGCCACCGAGGGGCTGGTCGAGCGCATCCAGAACCGCGGCGCCCGGGTGCGCGCGGTCTCGCTCGACGAGGCCGTGGAGATCACCGAGGTCCGGATGGCCCTGGAGGGCCTGTGCGCGGCGAAGGCCGCGGAACACGTCACCGAGGACGACCGCGCGGCGCTGCTCGACCTCGGCGCCCGCATGAAGGCGGCCGTGGCGTCCGGGGACGTCCTCGGCTACTCCGACCTCAACCGCCGGCTGCACGGCAGGGTGCTGGAGATGAGCGGCCAGCAGACCGCCCGCGCGGTCCTGGAGCGCCTGCACGGCCAGAACGTCCGCCGCCAGTTCCGGCTGGCCATGCAGCCCGGCCGCCCCCAGACCTCCCTGCCCCAGCACCTCGCCGTCATCGACGCGGTGTGCGCCGGGGATCCTCCGGCGGCCGAGGCCGCCATGCGCGCGCACCTGCGCTCCGTGATCGAGGCCCTGCCCGCCCTGGAAAACCCCCACTGA
- a CDS encoding methylmalonyl-CoA mutase subunit beta, whose protein sequence is MTVLPDDGVSAPDAFPPATREQWQELVAGVLRKSGREVSGEEAERALSTDLGDGIEVHPLYTADDGAPDPGLPGFPPYVRGNRPLGGWDVRQRHRSPDPAAANEAILADLENGATSVWLSVGGSGLPVAGLGQALEGVYLDLAPVVVQAGAETRAAAEELLRLIERRGVDPGQAAGNLGADPLGLAARTGDAAAYDDAVALALRAAERHPRLRALTVDALPYHEAGASAAQELGVALATGVAYLRALTAAGLDVAAACGQLEFRYAATADQFLTIAKLRAARRTWARVAEAAGAPAAGGQRQHAVTSTVMMTRRDPYVNMLRTTLACMGAGVGGADAVTVLPFDEALGLPDAFARRIARNTSSILLEESHLGQVADPAGGSWYVERLTDELAHRAWEFFQELEAAGGQDKALASGLVGERLAATWQDRSRRLATRREPVTGVSEFPDLAERPVVRDPDPTDPTAPTAPTAPTAPGAAAGPSGGLPRVRRDEAYEALRARSDAHLAATGARPRVFLAALGPPAVHTGRVSFASNLFQAGGIEPVHDPVTVDAAGVAEAFAASGAQLACVCSSDALYAEQAEAVVAALRSAGARWTGVAGKPAAAPGADGHVFLGCDAVAVLTSVLDRAGVAA, encoded by the coding sequence ATGACAGTTCTGCCGGACGACGGTGTCTCTGCGCCCGACGCGTTCCCGCCCGCCACCCGCGAGCAGTGGCAGGAACTCGTGGCGGGCGTCCTGCGCAAGTCGGGCCGGGAGGTCTCCGGCGAGGAGGCCGAGCGCGCCCTGTCGACCGACCTCGGTGACGGCATCGAGGTGCACCCGCTCTACACCGCCGACGACGGCGCGCCCGACCCCGGCCTGCCGGGCTTCCCGCCGTACGTGCGCGGCAACCGGCCGCTCGGTGGATGGGACGTCCGCCAGCGGCACCGCTCGCCGGACCCCGCGGCGGCCAACGAGGCGATCCTCGCCGACCTGGAGAACGGCGCCACCTCGGTGTGGCTGTCCGTGGGCGGCTCGGGTCTGCCGGTGGCCGGCCTCGGGCAGGCGCTGGAGGGCGTCTACCTCGACCTCGCCCCCGTGGTGGTGCAGGCCGGCGCCGAAACCCGCGCCGCCGCCGAGGAGTTGCTGCGGCTGATCGAGCGCCGGGGCGTGGACCCGGGGCAGGCGGCCGGCAACCTCGGCGCGGACCCGCTGGGCCTGGCCGCCCGGACCGGCGACGCGGCGGCGTACGACGACGCCGTCGCGCTGGCCCTGCGTGCCGCCGAGCGCCACCCGCGGCTGCGCGCGCTGACCGTGGACGCGCTGCCGTACCACGAGGCCGGGGCGAGCGCGGCCCAGGAACTCGGCGTCGCGCTCGCCACCGGCGTGGCGTACCTGCGGGCGCTGACCGCCGCCGGGCTCGACGTGGCGGCCGCCTGCGGGCAGTTGGAGTTCCGGTACGCCGCCACGGCCGACCAGTTCCTCACCATCGCCAAGCTGCGCGCGGCCCGCCGGACCTGGGCCAGGGTCGCGGAGGCGGCCGGTGCCCCGGCGGCGGGCGGGCAGCGGCAGCACGCCGTCACCTCCACGGTGATGATGACCCGCCGCGACCCGTACGTGAACATGCTGCGCACCACCCTCGCCTGCATGGGCGCCGGGGTGGGGGGCGCCGACGCGGTGACGGTGCTGCCCTTCGACGAGGCGCTCGGCCTGCCCGACGCCTTCGCCCGCAGGATCGCCCGCAACACCTCCTCGATCCTGCTGGAGGAGTCGCACCTCGGCCAGGTCGCCGACCCGGCCGGCGGCTCCTGGTACGTGGAGCGGCTGACCGACGAACTCGCCCACCGGGCCTGGGAGTTCTTCCAGGAGCTGGAGGCGGCCGGCGGCCAGGACAAGGCGCTGGCCTCGGGCCTGGTGGGCGAGCGGCTCGCCGCGACCTGGCAGGACCGCAGCCGCAGGCTCGCCACCCGCCGGGAGCCGGTGACCGGTGTGAGCGAGTTCCCGGACCTGGCGGAGCGGCCGGTCGTCCGCGACCCCGACCCGACCGACCCGACCGCCCCGACCGCCCCGACCGCCCCGACCGCCCCGGGCGCCGCCGCGGGGCCCTCGGGCGGCCTGCCGCGGGTGCGCCGCGACGAGGCGTACGAAGCACTGCGCGCCCGCTCCGACGCGCACCTCGCGGCCACCGGCGCGCGCCCACGGGTCTTCCTCGCGGCGCTCGGCCCGCCGGCGGTGCACACCGGGCGGGTCTCCTTCGCCTCGAACCTGTTCCAGGCCGGCGGCATCGAGCCGGTACACGACCCGGTGACCGTGGACGCCGCCGGCGTCGCCGAGGCGTTCGCGGCCAGCGGCGCGCAACTGGCCTGCGTGTGCTCCAGCGACGCGCTCTACGCCGAGCAGGCCGAGGCGGTCGTGGCGGCCCTGCGCTCGGCCGGCGCGCGCTGGACCGGCGTGGCGGGCAAGCCCGCGGCGGCCCCCGGCGCCGACGGCCACGTCTTCCTGGGCTGCGACGCCGTCGCCGTCCTGACCTCCGTCCTCGACCGTGCGGGAGTGGCGGCGTGA